The following coding sequences lie in one Mycobacterium sp. DL440 genomic window:
- the ramB gene encoding acetate metabolism transcriptional regulator RamB — protein sequence MAKTFVGSRVRQLRSERGFSQAALAQMLEISPSYLNQIEHDVRPLTVAVLLRITEVFGVDATFFASHDDTRLVAEMREVAMDRDLGADMDIAEVADMVAAYPNFARAMVNLHRRYRLTTTQLAAATEDRYSDGSGSGSITMPHEEVRDYFYQRQNYLHELDTAAEDLTAKIRMHRGDLAGELANRLTAEHGVRVVRRIDLGDTVLHRYDPATKTLEMGNHLSRGQQVFKMAAELAFLEFGDLIDKMVDEGMFTSVESRTLARLGLANYFAAATVLPYRQFHDVAENFRYDVERLSAFYSVSYETIAHRLSTLQRPSMRGVPFSFVRVDRAGNMSKRQSATGFHFSSSGGTCPLWNVYETFGNPGRIGVQIAQMPDGRNYMWVARTVERRASRYGQPGKTFAIGLGCELRHAHRLVYSEGLDLSGEVATPIGSGCRVCERDNCPQRAFPALGKALDLNEHRSTVSPYLVRQP from the coding sequence GTGGCAAAAACCTTCGTCGGGTCGCGGGTGCGGCAACTACGGAGCGAGCGTGGATTCAGCCAGGCGGCGCTGGCCCAGATGCTCGAGATCTCCCCCAGTTACCTCAATCAGATCGAGCACGACGTGCGGCCACTCACCGTGGCGGTGCTGCTGCGCATCACCGAGGTCTTCGGGGTGGACGCGACGTTCTTCGCCTCGCACGACGACACCCGACTGGTCGCCGAGATGCGCGAGGTGGCGATGGACCGTGACCTCGGCGCCGACATGGATATCGCCGAAGTCGCCGACATGGTGGCGGCCTACCCGAATTTCGCCCGGGCGATGGTCAATCTGCACCGCCGGTACCGGTTGACCACCACACAATTGGCTGCCGCCACCGAAGACCGCTACTCCGACGGCAGCGGCAGCGGTTCGATCACCATGCCGCACGAGGAAGTGCGCGACTACTTCTACCAGCGGCAGAACTACCTGCATGAGCTCGATACCGCCGCCGAGGACCTGACCGCCAAGATCCGGATGCACCGGGGTGATCTGGCCGGCGAGCTGGCCAACCGGCTGACCGCCGAGCACGGGGTACGGGTCGTGCGACGCATCGATCTGGGCGACACCGTGCTACACCGCTACGACCCGGCCACCAAGACCTTGGAGATGGGCAATCATCTCTCCCGGGGCCAGCAGGTGTTCAAGATGGCGGCCGAACTGGCCTTCCTGGAGTTCGGCGACCTCATCGACAAGATGGTCGACGAAGGCATGTTCACCAGCGTCGAATCCCGCACCCTGGCCCGGCTCGGTCTGGCCAACTACTTCGCCGCGGCAACCGTGCTCCCCTACCGCCAATTCCACGATGTCGCCGAGAATTTCCGCTATGACGTGGAGCGGCTGTCGGCGTTCTACTCGGTGAGCTACGAGACCATCGCACACCGGCTTTCCACCCTGCAACGTCCGTCGATGCGGGGTGTGCCGTTCTCCTTCGTCCGCGTCGACCGCGCCGGAAATATGTCAAAACGCCAGTCCGCCACCGGATTTCACTTCTCATCGTCTGGCGGCACCTGCCCGCTGTGGAACGTCTACGAGACGTTCGGCAATCCCGGCAGGATCGGCGTGCAGATCGCCCAGATGCCCGACGGGCGCAACTACATGTGGGTGGCCCGCACCGTGGAGCGTCGCGCCTCGCGCTACGGCCAGCCCGGCAAGACCTTCGCGATCGGGCTGGGATGCGAACTGCGCCATGCTCATCGGCTGGTGTACTCCGAAGGGCTGGACCTCTCCGGCGAGGTGGCAACGCCCATCGGCTCCGGTTGCCGAGTGTGCGAACGCGACAACTGCCCGCAACGCGCGTTCCCCGCGCTCGGTAAGGCCCTGGACCTCAACGAACACCGCTCTACGGTGTCGCCGTATCTGGTGCGTCAGCCGTAA
- a CDS encoding acyl-[acyl-carrier-protein] thioesterase, which translates to MTGTAQNSTTGLNKVMMPVPDPHPDVFDREWPLRMADVDRNGRLRFDGACRHIQDIGQDQLREMGYEDVHPAWIVRRTMIDLIRPIEGGDILRMRRWCSGTSNRWCEMRVRIDGRKGGLMESEAFWIHINRETQGPSRISDDFLSGLRRTTDEARLRWKSYLKAGSREDAAEIREYPVRVSDIDLFDHMNNSVYWTVIEDYLYSHPELLEKPLRVTIEHDAAVALGEKLEILSHVHPAGSTDNFGEELTDRTVRTLTYAVGDETKAIASLFSL; encoded by the coding sequence ATGACGGGAACCGCGCAGAATTCGACCACCGGGCTGAACAAGGTGATGATGCCGGTGCCCGATCCCCATCCCGATGTCTTCGACCGGGAATGGCCGCTGCGGATGGCCGATGTCGACCGCAACGGGCGGCTGCGATTCGACGGCGCGTGCCGACACATTCAGGACATCGGTCAGGACCAACTGCGGGAGATGGGCTACGAAGACGTCCACCCCGCGTGGATCGTGCGGCGCACGATGATCGATCTGATCCGGCCTATCGAGGGCGGCGACATACTGCGGATGCGGCGGTGGTGTTCGGGAACGTCCAACCGGTGGTGCGAGATGCGGGTGCGTATCGATGGGCGCAAGGGCGGGCTGATGGAATCGGAGGCGTTCTGGATCCACATCAACCGGGAGACCCAGGGGCCCTCCCGCATCTCTGATGACTTCCTGTCGGGCCTGCGCCGCACCACCGACGAGGCACGGCTGCGCTGGAAGTCCTATCTGAAGGCCGGCAGCCGTGAGGATGCCGCGGAGATCCGTGAGTACCCGGTGCGGGTGTCCGACATCGACCTGTTCGACCACATGAACAACTCGGTGTACTGGACGGTGATCGAGGACTATCTGTACTCCCACCCCGAGCTGCTGGAGAAACCGCTGCGGGTGACCATCGAGCACGATGCCGCGGTGGCCCTCGGCGAGAAACTCGAGATCCTGTCGCACGTTCACCCCGCCGGATCGACCGACAATTTTGGTGAAGAGCTCACCGACCGCACTGTTAGAACGCTCACATATGCCGTCGGCGACGAGACAAAAGCGATCGCATCCCTGTTCTCGCTCTGA
- the aceA gene encoding isocitrate lyase has product MSTVGTPKSPEQIQHDWDHNPRWKGITRTYTPADVVALQGSVVEENTLARRGAEVLWEQLHDMDFVNALGALTGNQAVQQVRAGLKAIYLSGWQVAGDANLSGHTYPDQSLYPANSVPQVVRRINNALMRADQIAKVEGDTSVENWLAPIVADGEAGFGGALNVYELQKAMIAAGVAGSHWEDQLASEKKCGHLGGKVLIPTQQHIRTLTSARLAADVADVPTLVIARTDAEAATLITSDVDERDRPFITGERTNEGFYRVQNGLEPCIARAKAYAPYADLIWMETGTPDLELAKKFAEGVKSEFPDQMLSYNCSPSFNWRQHLDDDTIAKFQRELGAMGFKFQFITLAGFHALNYSMFDLAHGYAREQMKAYVELQEREFAAEERGYTATKHQREVGAGYFDRIATTVDPTSSTTALAGSTEEGQFH; this is encoded by the coding sequence ATGTCGACCGTGGGCACCCCCAAGTCACCGGAGCAGATCCAGCACGACTGGGATCACAACCCCCGCTGGAAGGGCATCACCCGTACCTACACCCCGGCCGACGTGGTTGCCCTGCAGGGCTCCGTCGTCGAGGAGAACACCCTGGCCCGTCGCGGCGCCGAGGTGCTGTGGGAGCAGCTCCACGACATGGACTTCGTCAACGCGCTGGGCGCGCTGACCGGCAACCAGGCCGTGCAGCAGGTCCGCGCCGGCCTGAAGGCCATCTACCTGTCCGGGTGGCAGGTCGCCGGTGACGCGAACCTGTCCGGCCACACCTACCCCGACCAGAGCCTCTACCCGGCCAACTCGGTGCCGCAGGTGGTGCGCCGCATCAACAACGCGCTGATGCGTGCCGACCAGATCGCCAAGGTCGAGGGCGACACCTCGGTCGAGAACTGGCTCGCCCCGATCGTCGCCGACGGCGAGGCCGGCTTCGGTGGAGCGCTCAACGTCTACGAGCTCCAGAAGGCCATGATCGCCGCCGGTGTCGCGGGTTCGCACTGGGAGGATCAGCTGGCCTCGGAGAAGAAGTGCGGCCACCTCGGTGGCAAGGTGCTGATCCCGACCCAGCAGCACATCCGCACCCTGACCTCGGCCCGCCTGGCCGCTGACGTCGCCGACGTGCCCACCCTGGTCATCGCCCGCACCGACGCCGAGGCCGCCACCCTGATCACCTCCGATGTCGACGAGCGTGACCGCCCGTTCATCACCGGTGAGCGCACCAACGAAGGCTTCTACCGGGTGCAGAACGGCCTGGAGCCGTGCATCGCCCGCGCCAAGGCCTACGCGCCGTACGCAGACCTGATCTGGATGGAGACCGGCACCCCGGACCTCGAGCTGGCCAAGAAGTTCGCCGAGGGCGTCAAGAGCGAGTTCCCGGACCAGATGCTGTCCTACAACTGCTCGCCGTCGTTCAACTGGCGCCAGCACCTGGACGACGACACCATCGCCAAGTTCCAGCGCGAGCTGGGCGCGATGGGCTTCAAGTTCCAGTTCATCACGCTGGCCGGCTTCCACGCCCTCAACTACTCGATGTTCGACCTGGCTCACGGCTACGCCCGCGAGCAGATGAAGGCGTACGTGGAGCTGCAGGAGCGCGAGTTCGCCGCCGAGGAGCGCGGTTACACCGCCACCAAGCACCAGCGTGAGGTCGGCGCCGGCTACTTCGACCGGATCGCCACCACCGTGGACCCGACCAGCTCGACCACCGCGCTGGCCGGTTCCACCGAAGAGGGCCAGTTCCACTAA
- a CDS encoding 3-hydroxybutyryl-CoA dehydrogenase has product MSNQIERVGVIGAGQMGAGIAEVSARAGVDVLVFETSDALVTAGRNRITKSLERAVSAGKVTEREKDAALDKLKFTTTIDELADRQLVIEAVIEDENVKAKIFADLDRVITDPDAVLASNTSSIPIMKLAAATQNPARVLGLHFFNPVPVLPLVELVSTLVTADAAAARVEEFAGTVLGKQVVRCSDRSGFVVNALLVPYLLAAVRMVEGGFATIEDVDKAVVAGLSHPMGPLRLSDLVGLDTLKLIADKMFDEFKEPLYAAPPLLLRMVEAGQLGKKSGQGFYTY; this is encoded by the coding sequence GTGAGCAATCAAATTGAACGAGTAGGTGTGATCGGTGCCGGCCAGATGGGCGCCGGCATCGCCGAGGTGTCCGCGCGTGCCGGAGTGGACGTGTTGGTGTTCGAGACCAGCGACGCGCTGGTCACCGCGGGCCGCAACCGCATCACCAAATCGCTCGAGCGGGCGGTCAGCGCAGGCAAGGTCACAGAGCGGGAGAAGGACGCCGCGCTGGACAAGCTGAAGTTCACCACCACGATCGACGAGCTGGCCGACCGGCAATTGGTCATCGAGGCCGTGATCGAGGACGAGAACGTCAAGGCGAAGATCTTCGCGGACCTGGATCGCGTGATCACCGACCCCGACGCGGTGCTCGCCTCCAACACCTCGAGCATCCCGATCATGAAACTCGCAGCAGCTACCCAGAATCCTGCCAGGGTGCTGGGCCTGCACTTTTTCAACCCGGTTCCGGTGTTGCCCTTGGTCGAATTGGTCAGCACCCTGGTGACCGCAGACGCCGCCGCTGCGCGCGTCGAGGAATTCGCCGGCACGGTTCTCGGGAAACAGGTTGTCCGTTGTTCTGACCGGTCCGGTTTTGTGGTCAACGCGTTGCTGGTTCCATACCTCCTGGCAGCGGTCCGGATGGTCGAGGGCGGCTTTGCCACAATTGAAGACGTCGACAAAGCGGTGGTGGCCGGGCTGTCCCACCCGATGGGGCCGCTGCGGCTGTCCGATCTGGTCGGATTGGACACTCTGAAGCTCATCGCCGACAAGATGTTTGACGAGTTCAAAGAGCCTTTGTACGCCGCGCCACCGCTACTGCTGCGCATGGTGGAGGCGGGACAGCTGGGCAAGAAATCGGGCCAGGGCTTCTACACGTACTGA
- a CDS encoding cyclopropane mycolic acid synthase family methyltransferase: protein MSNVESDLAPYYEESQSIYDISNEFFALWLGPTMGYTCGYYEREDMNLEESQNAKFDLALGKLDIKPGMTLLDIGCGWGGALERALTNYDVNVIGITLSKEQSDYARKRLAKIETKRNVEIRLQGWEEFNEPVDRIVSIGAFEAFKQERYPVFFERAYSILPENGGRMLLHTILAHTQQFFRENNIKLTISDLKFMKFIGEEIFPGGQLPAVEDIEKLADGSGFKLERTHLLRPHYARTLDMWAANLEAKKDEAIAMQGQEVYDRYMKYLTGCADFFRRGITNIGQFTLVK from the coding sequence ATGTCTAACGTCGAGTCCGATCTTGCTCCGTACTACGAGGAGTCGCAGTCGATCTACGACATCTCGAATGAATTCTTCGCCCTGTGGCTCGGCCCGACCATGGGATACACCTGCGGCTACTACGAGCGCGAGGACATGAACCTCGAAGAGTCGCAGAACGCCAAGTTCGACCTCGCGCTGGGCAAGCTCGACATCAAGCCGGGCATGACGCTGCTCGACATCGGCTGTGGCTGGGGCGGCGCGCTGGAGCGCGCGCTGACCAACTACGACGTCAACGTCATCGGCATCACGCTGAGCAAGGAACAGTCCGACTACGCCCGCAAGCGGCTGGCCAAGATCGAGACCAAGCGCAACGTCGAGATCCGGCTGCAGGGTTGGGAAGAGTTCAACGAGCCCGTCGACCGCATCGTGTCCATCGGTGCGTTCGAGGCGTTCAAGCAGGAGCGTTACCCGGTGTTCTTCGAGCGGGCCTACAGCATCCTGCCGGAGAACGGCGGCCGGATGTTGCTGCACACGATCCTGGCGCACACCCAGCAGTTCTTCCGTGAGAACAACATCAAGCTGACCATCAGTGATCTGAAGTTCATGAAGTTCATCGGCGAGGAGATCTTCCCCGGCGGGCAGCTGCCCGCGGTCGAGGACATCGAGAAGCTTGCCGACGGCTCGGGCTTCAAGCTGGAGCGCACCCACCTGCTGCGCCCGCACTACGCGCGGACGCTGGATATGTGGGCGGCCAACCTCGAGGCCAAGAAGGACGAGGCCATCGCCATGCAGGGCCAGGAGGTCTACGACCGGTACATGAAGTACCTGACCGGTTGCGCCGACTTCTTCCGTCGTGGCATCACCAACATCGGCCAGTTCACGCTCGTCAAGTAA
- a CDS encoding polyphosphate kinase 2 family protein produces the protein MTDKDLPALWTHEPHDHLVFRPGDQVARIDANGTPGFRGNKSDAPTLQTERNLRLASLQEMLYAGSKSGDDNRSVLLILQGMDTAGKGGIVKHVVGAANPQGVRYTSFGKPTEEERAHHYLWRIRNALPPAGHIGVFDRSHYEDVLIVRVHNLVPPDVWGGRYDEINAFERELVDAGTTLVKVAMFVSLAEQKERLAARLERPDKYWKYNPADIDERLLWPKYQEAYQAMLEKTSTDYAPWHIVPCDKKWYSRLAITELLIEALKGLNMSWPPADFDVELEKKRLAEA, from the coding sequence GTGACCGACAAGGACCTGCCTGCACTGTGGACCCACGAACCACATGATCATCTGGTTTTTCGTCCGGGCGACCAGGTTGCGCGCATCGATGCCAACGGCACTCCGGGATTCCGCGGTAACAAGAGCGATGCGCCCACCCTGCAGACCGAGCGCAATCTGAGGTTGGCCTCGCTGCAGGAAATGCTCTACGCCGGCTCCAAAAGCGGTGACGACAACCGCTCGGTTCTGCTGATCCTGCAGGGCATGGACACCGCCGGCAAGGGCGGCATCGTCAAACATGTTGTGGGAGCCGCAAATCCGCAAGGTGTCCGGTACACCAGCTTTGGCAAACCAACCGAGGAGGAGCGGGCCCACCACTACCTGTGGCGGATTCGCAACGCCCTTCCACCGGCCGGCCACATCGGGGTCTTCGACCGTTCGCACTACGAGGACGTGCTGATCGTCCGCGTGCACAACCTGGTACCACCGGATGTCTGGGGCGGCCGCTACGACGAGATCAACGCCTTCGAACGCGAATTGGTCGATGCCGGCACCACTCTGGTGAAAGTGGCCATGTTCGTCTCACTCGCCGAGCAGAAGGAGCGGCTGGCCGCGCGGCTCGAACGGCCCGACAAGTACTGGAAATACAATCCGGCCGACATCGACGAGCGCCTGCTGTGGCCCAAGTACCAGGAGGCCTACCAGGCCATGCTGGAGAAGACGTCGACCGACTATGCGCCGTGGCACATCGTGCCGTGCGACAAGAAGTGGTACAGCCGGCTCGCCATCACCGAGCTGCTCATCGAGGCACTCAAAGGCCTCAACATGTCGTGGCCGCCGGCGGACTTCGACGTCGAGCTGGAGAAGAAGCGGCTGGCCGAGGCCTGA
- a CDS encoding TetR/AcrR family transcriptional regulator yields the protein MAQTPPVTVKTDGRKRRWHQHKVERRNELVDGTLEAIRRRGSNVSMDEIAAEIGVSKTVLYRYFVDKNDLTTAVMMRFAQTTLIPNMAAALSSNLDGFDLTREIIKVYVETVAAEPEPYRFVMANNSASKSKAVADSEQIIARMLAVMLRRRMAQAGMDTRGAEAWAFHTVGGVQLATHSWMSNPRMTADDLIDYLTMLSWNALCGIVEVGGSLDKFNSLPHPSPVLPPQLLD from the coding sequence GTGGCACAGACTCCGCCGGTGACGGTGAAGACCGATGGACGCAAGCGGCGCTGGCACCAGCACAAGGTGGAGCGGCGCAATGAATTGGTAGACGGCACCCTGGAAGCGATCCGGCGCCGCGGTAGCAACGTCAGCATGGACGAAATCGCTGCCGAGATCGGCGTGTCCAAGACCGTGCTGTACCGCTACTTCGTCGACAAGAACGACCTCACCACCGCAGTCATGATGCGATTCGCCCAGACCACCCTGATCCCGAACATGGCTGCCGCTCTGTCGTCCAACCTCGACGGTTTCGACCTGACCCGCGAGATCATCAAGGTCTACGTGGAGACTGTTGCCGCCGAACCGGAACCGTATCGCTTCGTGATGGCCAACAACTCGGCCAGCAAGAGCAAGGCCGTCGCCGATTCCGAGCAGATCATCGCGCGCATGCTGGCCGTGATGCTGCGCCGCCGGATGGCCCAGGCCGGCATGGACACCCGCGGCGCCGAGGCCTGGGCGTTCCACACCGTCGGTGGGGTCCAGCTGGCCACCCACTCGTGGATGTCGAACCCGCGGATGACCGCCGATGACCTGATCGACTACCTGACCATGCTGTCCTGGAACGCACTGTGCGGCATCGTCGAAGTCGGCGGCTCGTTGGACAAGTTCAACTCACTGCCGCACCCATCACCGGTTTTGCCGCCGCAACTGCTTGACTGA
- a CDS encoding DUF445 domain-containing protein, producing the protein MAHRSDAGVRALAGPRQSFAETLAGADSAADAERIRDLRRMKLVALSFLVGATVIFLLCTWAQSRGAAGLGAAPWIGYVRAAAEAGMVGALADWFAVTALFKHPLGLPIPHTAIIKRKKDQLGEGLGTFVRENFMSPEVIATKLHDAQVAGRLGKWLCDRPHAERVAAEASTVLRVGVEMLRDEDVQHVLDRMIVKRIAEPKWGPPIGRVLSTLLQEGRQEALIQLLCDRAFQWSLNSGEVIERVIERDSPTWSPRWMDHLVGDRIHRELMDFTDKVRRNPDHELRRSATRFLFEFADDLQNDEATIQRAENVKEQIMGRDEVARAAETAWAAAKRIILESVDDPSSALRTRIADSVMRIGESLRDDAELRDKVDSWIVRGAKHLVAEYGTEITAIITETIERWDADEASRRIELHVGRDLQFIRINGTVVGSLAGLAIYSIAQLLF; encoded by the coding sequence GTGGCACATCGATCTGACGCGGGAGTCCGCGCCCTTGCGGGCCCGCGGCAAAGTTTTGCCGAGACGCTGGCCGGTGCGGACAGCGCCGCTGATGCCGAGCGCATACGGGATTTGCGGCGGATGAAGCTGGTCGCGCTGAGCTTCCTCGTCGGCGCCACCGTGATCTTCCTGTTGTGCACGTGGGCGCAGTCGCGGGGAGCGGCAGGGCTGGGTGCGGCGCCATGGATTGGATATGTGCGCGCGGCGGCCGAGGCGGGCATGGTCGGCGCGCTTGCGGACTGGTTCGCCGTGACCGCGCTGTTCAAGCATCCGCTGGGTTTGCCGATCCCGCACACGGCCATCATCAAGCGCAAGAAGGACCAGCTGGGCGAGGGTTTGGGCACGTTCGTCCGGGAGAACTTCATGTCTCCCGAGGTGATCGCGACCAAACTGCACGACGCCCAGGTGGCGGGCCGGTTGGGCAAGTGGCTGTGCGACCGCCCGCATGCCGAGCGGGTGGCCGCCGAGGCATCGACCGTGCTGCGGGTCGGGGTGGAGATGCTGCGCGACGAGGACGTCCAGCACGTGCTGGACCGGATGATCGTCAAACGTATCGCCGAACCCAAATGGGGCCCGCCGATCGGCCGGGTGCTCTCCACACTCCTGCAGGAGGGTCGTCAGGAAGCGCTGATCCAGCTGTTGTGCGACCGGGCGTTCCAGTGGTCGCTCAACTCCGGTGAGGTGATCGAGCGGGTGATCGAGCGGGATTCGCCGACCTGGTCGCCACGCTGGATGGACCACCTGGTCGGTGACCGGATCCACCGGGAGCTGATGGACTTCACCGACAAGGTGCGCCGTAACCCCGACCACGAGCTGCGCCGCTCAGCCACCCGGTTCCTGTTCGAGTTCGCCGACGACCTGCAGAACGACGAGGCGACGATTCAGCGCGCCGAGAACGTCAAGGAACAGATCATGGGCCGCGACGAGGTGGCGCGGGCGGCCGAGACTGCGTGGGCGGCGGCCAAGCGGATCATCCTGGAGTCGGTGGATGACCCGTCGTCGGCGCTGCGCACCCGGATTGCTGACTCGGTGATGCGTATCGGGGAGTCGCTGCGTGACGATGCCGAGCTACGCGACAAGGTCGACAGCTGGATCGTCCGGGGGGCAAAACACCTGGTCGCCGAGTATGGGACCGAGATCACAGCAATCATCACCGAGACCATCGAACGGTGGGATGCCGACGAGGCGAGCCGCCGGATTGAGCTCCACGTGGGCCGTGACCTGCAATTTATCCGGATCAACGGCACTGTGGTGGGTTCGTTGGCGGGCCTGGCCATCTACTCGATAGCCCAACTACTCTTCTGA
- a CDS encoding helix-turn-helix domain-containing protein yields MAQDENLAAVVSNAAQDIGSFIRAQREAAQVSVRQLAEKAGVSNPYLSQIERGLRKPSADVLNQIAKALRVSAEVLYVRAGILEPSEPSEVRDAIVNDVGITERQKQVLLDIYTSFRQQNEAEAGEEQTSDPTDTSPTADNHSHEKPI; encoded by the coding sequence ATGGCGCAAGACGAAAATCTCGCGGCTGTTGTCTCCAACGCTGCGCAGGACATCGGAAGCTTCATCCGGGCCCAGCGTGAGGCGGCACAGGTATCGGTTCGGCAGCTGGCCGAGAAGGCCGGCGTCAGCAATCCCTACCTGAGCCAGATCGAACGGGGATTGCGGAAACCCTCCGCCGACGTGCTCAACCAGATCGCGAAGGCACTTCGGGTGTCTGCGGAAGTCCTCTATGTGCGTGCCGGGATCTTGGAGCCCAGCGAGCCCAGCGAGGTCCGCGACGCCATTGTCAACGACGTGGGGATCACCGAGCGGCAGAAGCAGGTGCTGCTCGATATCTACACATCGTTCCGGCAGCAGAACGAAGCCGAAGCAGGTGAGGAGCAGACATCTGATCCGACTGACACCTCACCGACTGCCGATAACCATTCGCACGAAAAGCCCATCTGA
- a CDS encoding heparin-binding hemagglutinin, with amino-acid sequence MTEKTQPTIEDLKAPLLAAVGAADLALATVNEIVASLRERAEDARTDAEARVEESRARLNKLQEDLPGQFGELREKLNSDELRKAAEGYADQATATYNKLVERGEAALERLRSQPAIEEAASRVEGYTDQAVELTQDALGTVATQTRAVGERAAKLVGVELPKKAEKAAAPAAAPAKKAAPAKKAPAAPAKKAATPAAKKTTAAPAKKVTQK; translated from the coding sequence ATGACCGAGAAGACTCAGCCCACCATCGAAGACCTCAAGGCCCCGCTGCTGGCCGCCGTCGGCGCCGCCGACCTGGCCCTGGCCACGGTCAACGAGATCGTCGCCAGCCTGCGTGAGCGGGCCGAGGACGCGCGCACCGACGCCGAGGCCCGCGTCGAGGAGAGCCGTGCCCGCCTGAACAAGCTGCAGGAAGATCTGCCGGGCCAGTTCGGTGAGCTGCGCGAGAAGCTGAACTCCGACGAGCTGCGCAAGGCCGCCGAGGGTTACGCCGATCAGGCCACCGCGACCTACAACAAGCTGGTCGAGCGTGGCGAGGCGGCGCTGGAGCGCCTGCGCAGCCAGCCGGCCATCGAAGAAGCCGCCAGCCGGGTCGAGGGTTACACCGACCAGGCCGTCGAGCTGACCCAGGACGCCCTGGGCACCGTGGCCACCCAGACCCGCGCGGTCGGCGAGCGTGCCGCCAAGCTGGTCGGCGTCGAGCTGCCGAAGAAGGCCGAGAAGGCTGCAGCGCCCGCTGCCGCCCCCGCCAAGAAGGCCGCCCCCGCCAAGAAGGCCCCGGCTGCTCCGGCCAAGAAGGCTGCCACCCCGGCCGCCAAGAAGACCACGGCCGCTCCGGCCAAGAAGGTCACCCAGAAGTAG
- a CDS encoding DUF2516 family protein has protein sequence MQLANLAGVIISVLGYVVVLVAVYAFVHAARQRPDAYTATGKLTKPVWLAILGVSAVLTLLVGGVFIPVIAACAAGVYLVDVRPKLLEIQGKSR, from the coding sequence GTGCAACTTGCCAACCTTGCGGGCGTCATTATTTCCGTACTCGGTTACGTGGTCGTCCTCGTCGCCGTGTACGCCTTCGTGCATGCGGCTCGCCAGCGCCCGGACGCCTATACGGCCACCGGCAAGCTCACCAAGCCGGTATGGCTGGCGATCCTGGGCGTGAGCGCGGTGCTGACGCTGCTGGTGGGTGGGGTGTTCATCCCCGTCATCGCGGCCTGCGCCGCAGGCGTCTACCTCGTCGATGTGCGGCCCAAACTGCTCGAGATCCAGGGAAAGTCGCGCTGA
- a CDS encoding DUF2599 domain-containing protein: protein MRSPVAALGAACLALGAALTWAPGVAADPRPNSGDHVYVDHVEWAKWGDLSSLRVYPTDIARALTHQPGSAAEADQAWAEVLAVSPDADLPGMREQFLCHWTFAELAEPGKTSWNLEPWRPEVAPEVMLAGGCNPGGSEEPF, encoded by the coding sequence GTGCGCTCGCCAGTGGCCGCGCTCGGCGCGGCATGCCTCGCGCTGGGCGCGGCACTGACCTGGGCCCCCGGCGTAGCCGCCGACCCCCGCCCGAACTCCGGTGACCACGTCTATGTCGACCACGTCGAATGGGCCAAATGGGGCGATCTGTCGAGCCTGCGCGTCTATCCCACCGACATCGCCCGGGCGCTCACCCACCAGCCGGGCAGCGCCGCGGAGGCCGACCAGGCCTGGGCCGAGGTGCTGGCAGTGTCCCCGGATGCCGACCTTCCCGGGATGCGTGAGCAGTTCCTGTGCCACTGGACGTTCGCTGAACTCGCCGAACCCGGCAAGACCAGCTGGAATCTGGAGCCGTGGCGACCCGAGGTCGCCCCCGAGGTGATGCTGGCCGGCGGGTGCAATCCCGGCGGCAGCGAGGAACCGTTCTGA